In Drosophila santomea strain STO CAGO 1482 chromosome 2L, Prin_Dsan_1.1, whole genome shotgun sequence, a single window of DNA contains:
- the LOC120458748 gene encoding uncharacterized protein LOC120458748: MHSRFKSVDSKMKNLLAEFLVVALVALPQLPGVTAPSVELLSHCIACQDEFRGKLVCAFINGCYLNIEYCSMLVFNCGRQQHHKHLFLVVNEGKCQPTRGFKCETMDF; encoded by the exons ATGCATTCG CGTTTCAAATCGGTCGATAGTAAAATGAAGAACCTTTTGGCAGAGTTCTTGGTCGTGGCACTAGTTGCTCTACCCCAATTGCCAGGAGTTACAGCCCCAAGCGTGGAACTTCTGTCCCATTGTATCGCCTGCCAGGACGAATTCAGAGGCAAGTTGGTCTGCGCTTTCATCAATGGGTGCTACTTGAACATAGAGTACTGCTCCATGCTGGTCTTCAATTGCGGACGCCAGCAGCACCACAAACACC tgttcCTGGTGGTAAACGAGGGCAAGTGCCAGCCAACTCGGGGATTCAAGTGCGAGACCATGGACTTTTAA
- the LOC120443751 gene encoding serine protease inhibitor 42Dd, translating into MAVIISCLLLLLATVSQSKTVGYDADADRNLLAADLYNAVGADHLNENVVISPATIQSSMALLFVGAKGQTATELQQGLRLGPGDADAVSQRSGSYQQALTRDNNFRLANNIYINENLEFKGSFRDVAQRQFDSNIDKLDFHPPYNKRTADGINRAVATKTNGKITDILRPELLNDRTEGVIVNGVAYSAAWQKAFRLDKTEKRSFRTASGQSVKVDTMWTQQNFNYAEVSSLDAKVVELPYQNPDFSMLLLLPNRKDGLRSLQQSLSGKNLLAEIGAMSQQKVEVLLPKFSVTFGLGLEAPFKKLGVHTMFSRDGDFGNMYRMFVSHFINAVEHKAHVEVTEAGLEQPLETGLLKGLFSRSKKFEADHPFVFAIKYKDSIALIGHIANYAYV; encoded by the exons ATGGCTGTCATCATCAGCTGCCTATTAC TTCTCCTCGCGACAGTGTCGCAGTCCAAGACCGTGGGTTACGATGCGGACGCCGATCGCAATTTGCTGGCTGCCGATCTCTACAACGCCGTGGGCGCCGATCACCTGAACGAGAATGTGGTCATCTCGCCGGCGACCATACAGAGCTCCATGGCGCTGCTCTTCGTGGGGGCGAAGGGTCAGACGGCAACGGAATTGCAGCAGGGACTGCGCTTGGGTCCAGGGGATGCGGATGCGGTGAGCCAGCGCAGTGGTAGTTACCAGCAGGCCCTGACCCGGGACAACAATTTCCGGCTGGCCAATAACATCTACATCAACGAGAACCTGGAGTTCAAGGGCTCCTTCCGGGACGTGGCCCAGCGCCAGTTCGACTCGAACATCGACAAGCTGGACTTCCACCCGCCGTACAACAAGCGCACGGCGGACGGCATCAACCGGGCGGTGGCCACCAAGACCAACGGCAAGATCACCGACATCCTCCGCCCCGAGCTGCTCAACGATCGCACCGAGGGAGTGATCGTGAACGGGGTTGCCTACTCCGCCGCGTGGCAAAAGGCCTTCCGGCTGGACAAGACCGAGAAGCGCTCCTTTCGCACTGCAAGCGGGCAGTCCGTGAAGGTGGACACCATGTGGACGCAGCAGAACTTCAACTACGCCGAGGTCAGCTCCCTGGACGCCAAGGTGGTGGAGCTGCCCTACCAGAACCCCGACTTCtcgatgctgctgctcctgcccaATCGCAAGGATGGCCTGAGATCCCTGCAGCAGTCGCTGTCCGGCAAGAATCTGCTGGCCGAGATCGGCGCGATGAGCCAGCAGAAAGTGGAGGTGTTGCTGCCCAAGTTTAGCGTCACCTTTGGCTTGGGTTTGGAGGCACCATTCAAGAAG CTGGGTGTGCACACAATGTTCTCGAGGGATGGCGACTTTGGCAACATGTACCGCATGTTCGTTAGCCATTTCATCAACGCCGTGGAGCACAAGGCCCATGTGGAGGTCACGGAAGCTGGCCTGGAGCAGCCCCTGGAAACTGGAT TGCTAAAGGGACTCTTCTCGCGCTCCAAGAAGTTCGAGGCGGATCATCCGTTCGTGTTCGCCATCAAGTACAAGGACTCAATCGCCCTTATTGGTCACATTGCGAACTATGCCTATGTCTAA
- the LOC120443750 gene encoding serine protease inhibitor 42Dd, which produces MIHWRLLSALLLGLAIALPLPVDGELSARSQVSVSNHRFGLRLTTKLGLTQPDANVVVSPLLIQAALSLLYSKSSLGLDSPLRQALELTDASHPKLAVQDFETLLSDLKQSAAIGCRLRLLSDLYAQQRFTFNFRDEFESSAARLGVGCHRLSWESASNAAQDINYAFLSRSNFSLGELVSAPQLESLAEHNTPFLHVSGVTFRAPWSWAFDPTETQSINFFSGGKRARLVDAMFGQHRYRYAEVPALDAQLIEVPFATADLRMLIVFPNRADGLAQLERKLAQSDLHQLRSQLEERKVALTLPKLRVLVQSDLKRVLEELGLGKLFTSEVQLSEVFSSILASSAPPLGAVVQSGLLELQEEGGNAEDSFSFGDLFRRALPLVINHPFFYAIGNDKALLLSGHIVDI; this is translated from the exons ATGATCCACTGGCGACTACTTTCCGCCCTGCTGCTGGGCCTGGCTATAGCTTTACCGTTACCAGTCGACGGAGAGCTCTCGGCCAGATCGCAAGTCAGTGTCTCGAATCACCGCTTCGGCCTACGACTAACTACCAAGTTGGGACTAACCCAGCCGGATGCCAATGTGGTGGTTTCCCCCTTGCTGATTCAGGCGGCACTCAGCCTGCTGTATTCGAAGAGTTCCTTGGGACTCGATAGCCCACTCCGCCAGGCTCTGGAGCTGACCGACGCCAGTCACCCGAAGCTGGCGGTGCAGGACTTCGAGACGCTATTGTCGGACCTTAAGCAGTCGGCAGCTATTGGCTGTCGCTTGAGATTGCTGAGTGACCTCTACGCCCAGCAGCGCTTCACCTTCAACTTCCGCGATGAGTTCGAGTCGTCGGCCGCCCGATTGGGAGTCGGCTGCCACCGTTTGTCCTGGGAGAGTGCGTCGAACGCGGCCCAGGACATCAACTACGCCTTTCTTAGCCGCAGCAACTTCAGCCTGGGGGAGCTCGTCAGTGCCCCCCAACTGGAGTCCTTGGCCGAGCACAACACGCCCTTCTTACACGTCTCGGGAGTCACCTTCCGCGCACCTTGGTCTTGGGCCTTCGATCCCACCGAGACGCAGAGCATAAACTTCTTCTCCGGGGGAAAACGCGCCCGGCTAGTGGATGCCATGTTTGGACAGCACCGCTACAGGTACGCTGAAGTGCCCGCTCTGGACGCCCAGCTCATTGAGGTGCCCTTCGCCACTGCGGACCTGAGAATGCTCATTGTGTTCCCAAATCGGGCGGATGGGCTGGCGCAGCTGGAGAGGAAGCTTGCGCAGTCCGATCTCCACCAGCTAAGGTCCCAGCTGGAGGAGCGCAAGGTGGCCCTCACCCTGCCCAAGCTCAGGGTGCTTGTCCAGTCCGACCTGAAGCGGGTGCTCGAGGAG CTGGGACTGGGGAAACTGTTCACATCGGAGGTCCAGCTGAGCGAGGTATTCAGCTCCATCCTGGCCAGTTCGGCTCCACCCCTGGGAGCAGTGGTGCAGAGTGGCCTCCTGGAGCTGCAGGAGGAAGGCGGCAACGCCGAAGACTCGTTCT CCTTCGGGGATCTGTTCCGACGAGCCCTGCCCCTGGTCATCAATCACCCATTCTTCTACGCCATCGGCAATGACAAAGCCCTGCTGCTGTCCGGCCACATCGTCGACATCTGA
- the LOC120443749 gene encoding alaserpin, with the protein MASKATILLLLTTYGHLLAAQEYHGWSRPPQQQQPRSSRPELGLRAQNTNPRTQDNQHPISDVVAVDLTQPEPTNAPPTRPPPAYSYMDRFSAELFKQIMKSQSQQNVVFSPFSVHALLALIYGASAGKTFRELQKAGEFSKNAMAVAHDFENVIKYKMHLEGTDLTLATKVYYNQELGGINHSYDAYAKFYFSADTEAVDMQNGKDTAAKINAWVMDKTRSKIRELVTPGDMDPQTQALLVNAVYFQGRWEHEFATMDTLPYDFHHSNGRTSKVAMMYNDDVYGLAELPELGATALELAYKDSATSMLILLPNQTNGLAKMMQQLSRPEFDLNRVAHRLRRQSVAVRLPKFQFEFEQDMTQPLKDLGIHQMFTPNSQVNKLLDHPVRVSKILQKAYINVGEAGTEASAASYAKFVPLSLPPKPTQFVANRPFVFAIRTPTAVLFIGQVEHPTPMSVRNPEPYSDNYRN; encoded by the exons ATGGCGAGCAAAGCCA CGATCCTTCTCCTGCTGACCACCTACGGCCACCTTCTGGCTGCTCAGGAGTACCATGGCTGGTCACGGCcaccacaacagcagcagccacgtAGCTCCAGACCGGAGCTGGGCCTCCGGGCGCAGAACACCAACCCGAGGACACAGGACAATCAGCATCCCATAAGCGATGTGGTGGCGGTGGACCTCACCCAACCTGAGCCAACCAATGCGCCGCCCACTCGTCCGCCGCCCGCCTACAGCTACATGGACCGCTTCAGCGCCGAGCTCTTCAAGCAGATCATGAAGTCGCAGAGCCAGCAGAACGTAGTGTTTTCGCCCTTCTCCGTACACGCCCTGCTGGCCCTCATCTACGGGGCATCGGCCGGAAAAACGTTCCGGGAACTGCAGAAGGCGGGGGAGTTTAGCAAGAATGCCATGGCCGTTGCCCATGACTTCGAGAACGTGATCAAGTACAAGATGCACTTGGAGGGCACCGATCTGACCCTGGCCACGAAGGTCTACTACAACCAGGAGCTGGGTGGCATCAACCACAGCTACGATGCGTACGCCAAGTTCTATTTCAGCGCTGACACGGAGGCCGTCGACATGCAGAACGGCAAGGATACGGCGGCCAAGATCAACGCCTGGGTTATGGACAAGACGCGGAGTAAGATCCGTGAACTGGTCACGCCAGGCGACATGGACCCACAGACGCAGGCGCTGCTCGTGAACGCAGTGTACTTCCAGGGTCGCTGGGAGCACGAATTTGCCACCATGGACACTTTGCCCTACGACTTCCACCACTCCAACGGCCGAACCTCCAAGGTGGCCATGATGTACAACGACGATGTGTACGGCCTGGCCGAGCTGCCCGAGCTGGGCGCCACCGCCTTGGAGCTGGCCTACAAGGACAGCGCTACCAGCATGCTGATCCTGCTGCCCAATCAGACCAACGGACTGGCCAAAATGATGCAGCAGCTCTCCCGCCCGGAATTCGATCTCAACCGAGTCGCCCACCGCCTGCGCCGCCAGTCGGTCGCTGTGCGCCTGCCCAAGTTCCAGTTCGAGTTCGAGCAGGACATGACCCAGCCCCTGAAGGACCTGGGCATCCACCAGATGTTCACGCCCAACTCGCAGGTCAACAAGTTGCTGGACCACCCGGTGCGCGTGAGCAAGATCCTGCAGAAGGCCTACATCAATGTGGGCGAGGCGGGCACAGAGGCCTCGGCAGCTTCAT ATGCCAAGTTTGTACCACTTTCGCTGCCGCCCAAGCCCACGCAGTTCGTCGCCAACCGGCCATTCGTATTCGCCATCCGCACACCCACCGCAGTTCTGTTCATAGGTCAGGTGGAGCATCCCACGCCCATGAGCGTGAGAAATCCAGAACCATATTCGGACAATTACAGGAATTAG